The Sphingosinicella flava genome includes the window CTGGCGATTGTCGGTGCAGAAAGGCACGAAGATAATCCGCGCGCCTTCATCCACCAGCCGCCGGGCAAGTTCCGGAAACTCGCTATCATAGCAGATGAGCACGCCGATGGGCCCGATGTCGGTCTGGATGACCTCAACCGAGTTCCCGCCCTTGATTTTCCACCAATACGCTTCGTTCGGCGTCGGGTGAATCTTCTCCTGCGCGTGGACCGATCCGTCGCGCAGGCAGATATAAGCGACGTTCTGGATGCTGCCGTCTTCGGTGCGGGTCGGGTGGGATCCGCCGACGATGTTGATGTTGTAACGCAGCGCCATGCGCGACAATTCGGCGACGATCGGCGCGCGGTGATCGGTCATACGGTCTATCGCCTCCATCGGCGACAGCGCTTCCTTTTCAAACGAGAGGAGCGACATGGTGAACAATTCTGGAAACACTACGAAATCGGAGCGATAGTCCGCCGCCACGTCGACGAAATATTCGACATTGTGGACGAACTCATCGAAGCTCTTCACCGCCCGCGCCTGGAGCTGGACGGTAGCGAGGCGGACGCTTTCAACATCGCGTGGCACGCGGAAGGCGAGCGGCTCGTTCGGGTCCACATAAGGATTGCGCCATACCATGTGCGCGGCAAACCCGTCGGACGCCTTGTCGAACGGGAGATATTTGCGAAGCACTCCGATCGGCGTGAACCCATTCGAAAGCTGAAAGCCAATGACGGGGTCGCGGAACTTTCCTTCGCGCACCCGGTCGAGATAGTCTTCGGGGCCGTCCACTTTCGACTTAACGCGCGCATAGCCCGGCATCCGGCCGCCGAAGACGATGCCGCGCAACTCCAGCCGTTCGGCGAGAGCCCGTCGCGCTTCATACAGACGCTTGCCGATACGAAGGCCGCGCTGACGTTCGTCCACGGCCATTTCGATTCCGTACAGCCAGTCCCCAGTGGGATCGTGGCGGCTGCCAAAGCCATTGCCGGTGATCGTCGCCCAATCGTGCGGCGCCAGCGCGATCACCTCGTCGATCCGCGAAGAGGCGCAATAGCCGACGATTTCGCCCTCGAAGACCGCGACGAACTGCCCTGCGGGGAAGTTGTTGATCTGGCCGCGTATCTGCCCGGCATTGTAATTTTCGATGCCAGGATAAGCGCGACTGATGAGCGCGAGTATGCCCGCTACGTCCTTAGGACTGGCCGTGCGCACTTGCAGCGTAGCGGGGCTCTTGCTCGACATGGCTGCTAAAGCCCTATTTCCTGCTTTTGCGCGCCGCGTAGCGCGCATCGCGCGCGGCCTTGCGATCCGCTTCAGTCGGCGGCGCGGGAATCGACGCGGCTTTCTCGGCGGCCTTGAGGGCTCTCGCCTCCTTGGCGGCACTTTCCGCCGCCTTCTTCGCTTCACGCTTTTCAGCTTCGGCGGCTTCGCGCCGTGCACGCACCGCTTGCCGCTCCGCGACGACCTTCTCGTCGACGGGGGCCTTCGAACGCAGGGCATCGAGCGCTTTCCGTTTCGCTTCCAAGGCTCTGCCGACCCGGTCCTGAAAGGACGGATCCTTATATGAACTCATGTCTCATCAACTCCTGAACTTGGCTAGAGACGGTTGTCGGCCGCACCTGTTCCAGAAACGGCGCGCCCGACAACCGGGAAAAGA containing:
- a CDS encoding DUF6481 family protein, encoding MSSYKDPSFQDRVGRALEAKRKALDALRSKAPVDEKVVAERQAVRARREAAEAEKREAKKAAESAAKEARALKAAEKAASIPAPPTEADRKAARDARYAARKSRK
- a CDS encoding carbon-nitrogen hydrolase family protein, with amino-acid sequence MSSKSPATLQVRTASPKDVAGILALISRAYPGIENYNAGQIRGQINNFPAGQFVAVFEGEIVGYCASSRIDEVIALAPHDWATITGNGFGSRHDPTGDWLYGIEMAVDERQRGLRIGKRLYEARRALAERLELRGIVFGGRMPGYARVKSKVDGPEDYLDRVREGKFRDPVIGFQLSNGFTPIGVLRKYLPFDKASDGFAAHMVWRNPYVDPNEPLAFRVPRDVESVRLATVQLQARAVKSFDEFVHNVEYFVDVAADYRSDFVVFPELFTMSLLSFEKEALSPMEAIDRMTDHRAPIVAELSRMALRYNINIVGGSHPTRTEDGSIQNVAYICLRDGSVHAQEKIHPTPNEAYWWKIKGGNSVEVIQTDIGPIGVLICYDSEFPELARRLVDEGARIIFVPFCTDNRQGYMRVRYCAQARAIENQCFVVLSGNVGNLPGVDNMDVQYAQSCILTPCDFPFARDGIAAEASENIETLTIADVNLADLTWARAEGTVRNLSDRRFDLYRIDWNRGQDDRPSPDMRPMGSKAPGGG